One genomic window of Pseudomonas sp. LFM046 includes the following:
- a CDS encoding ABC transporter ATP-binding protein, producing MLTIRKLRAGYGDFQALFGIDLDLAAGETVAIIGSNGAGKSTFLRSLAGLIRNDPGAIRFKDEYIGSLPANRVLERGIALVPEGRKLFPSLSVEENLLIGAYSKRQGAWNLQRIYGLFPVLEKLRKRPGTALSGGQQQMVAIGRALMSSPSLLLCDEISLGLAPTTIKDIYAALPSIKADGTAVILVEQDINQALSVADRFYCFQEGRISLSGKPGEVSKDQIKAAYFGLAEA from the coding sequence ATGCTGACGATCCGCAAACTGCGCGCCGGCTACGGCGACTTCCAGGCGCTGTTCGGCATCGACCTGGACCTGGCGGCAGGGGAAACCGTCGCCATCATCGGCTCCAATGGCGCCGGCAAATCCACCTTCCTGCGCTCTCTGGCCGGGCTGATCCGAAACGATCCCGGCGCCATTCGCTTCAAGGACGAGTACATCGGCAGCCTGCCGGCCAACCGGGTACTGGAGCGCGGCATCGCCCTGGTGCCGGAGGGCCGCAAGCTGTTCCCCTCGCTGAGTGTCGAGGAGAACCTGCTGATCGGCGCCTACAGCAAGCGCCAGGGCGCCTGGAACCTGCAGCGCATCTACGGCCTGTTCCCGGTGTTGGAGAAGCTGCGCAAGCGCCCGGGTACCGCGCTGTCCGGCGGCCAGCAGCAGATGGTCGCCATCGGCCGCGCGCTGATGTCGAGCCCGAGCCTGCTGCTCTGCGACGAGATCAGCCTTGGTCTCGCGCCCACCACCATCAAGGACATCTACGCCGCGCTGCCATCGATCAAGGCCGATGGCACGGCGGTGATCCTGGTCGAGCAGGACATCAACCAGGCCCTCAGCGTCGCGGACCGCTTCTACTGCTTCCAGGAAGGGCGCATTTCCCTGTCCGGCAAGCCCGGCGAGGTGAGCAAGGATCAGATCAAGGCGGCCTATTTCGGCCTGGCGGAGGCATGA
- a CDS encoding branched-chain amino acid ABC transporter permease — protein MEWLNTLVQGVLLGGLYAMFAVGLSLMFGIMRLVNIAHGDFIVLASYLALVVVEVLGLSPLASLVLVVPVMFVVGYCLQRQLLNRTLGNDILPPLLVTFGLSIILQNVLLEFFSADSQKLSQGELEVASVAVGGLSLGVMPLLVFGCALAVIGGLQLLFYKTRLGRAFRATSDDQSTAQLMGIDNRHIFGLAMALAMAVVSIAGVFLAVRTSFDPSVGPARLLYGFEAVIIGGLGSLWGTLAGGVILGVAQAVGARIDPGWQILAGHLVFLLILVFRPRGLFPRSVD, from the coding sequence ATGGAATGGCTCAATACCCTGGTGCAGGGCGTGCTGCTCGGCGGCCTCTACGCGATGTTCGCGGTCGGTCTGTCGTTGATGTTCGGCATCATGCGCCTGGTCAACATCGCCCATGGCGACTTCATCGTGCTGGCGTCCTACTTGGCCCTGGTGGTGGTGGAAGTGCTCGGACTGTCGCCCTTGGCCAGCCTGGTGCTGGTGGTGCCGGTGATGTTCGTGGTCGGCTACTGCCTGCAGCGCCAATTGCTCAACCGCACCCTCGGCAATGACATCCTGCCGCCACTGCTGGTGACCTTCGGCCTGTCGATCATCCTGCAGAACGTGCTGTTGGAGTTCTTTAGCGCCGACAGCCAGAAACTCTCCCAGGGTGAGTTGGAAGTTGCCAGCGTGGCCGTGGGCGGGCTCAGCCTCGGCGTGATGCCGCTGCTGGTGTTTGGCTGTGCCCTGGCGGTGATCGGTGGATTGCAGTTGCTGTTCTACAAGACCCGCCTGGGCCGCGCCTTCCGCGCCACCTCGGATGACCAGTCCACCGCGCAACTGATGGGCATCGACAACCGCCATATCTTCGGCCTGGCCATGGCGCTGGCGATGGCGGTGGTGTCCATCGCAGGGGTGTTCCTGGCAGTCCGTACCAGCTTCGACCCCAGCGTCGGCCCGGCGCGCCTGCTTTACGGTTTCGAGGCGGTGATCATCGGCGGCCTCGGCAGCCTCTGGGGCACCCTGGCCGGTGGCGTGATCCTCGGCGTCGCCCAGGCGGTGGGCGCGCGCATCGATCCGGGCTGGCAGATCCTGGCGGGCCACCTGGTGTTCCTGCTGATCCTGGTTTTCCGCCCGCGTGGCCTATTTCCCCGGAGTGTCGACTGA
- a CDS encoding branched-chain amino acid ABC transporter permease has protein sequence MNAMNNAYAVQRATRSSQVGLAMLGVLVLLLASLPFWADRAVLRLVVEFAYYLALAQMWNLLAGYAGMVSVGQQAFVGLGGYLLFVLASQLGVPPLAAVFLSGLVVALLAVPTALVLFRLRGAYFAIGTWVVAEVFRLGLAQVGSLGGGSGQSLPASIVRQIGSSRDGREMLLYFSALAIAVAAVLVVYLLLRSRQGLALTAIRDSEPASGSLGINVFRTKLMVYVLAACCTGVVGALIFLQKLRISPDAAFSVQDWTAAVIFIVIIGGIGTLEGPLIGTLIYFVLRSCFAEFGALYMIILGSVAVVMMLKAPQGVWGLVSERLGWQLFPMQRRLVSG, from the coding sequence ATGAATGCGATGAACAATGCCTACGCCGTCCAGCGGGCCACCCGCAGCAGCCAGGTGGGCCTGGCGATGCTGGGCGTGCTGGTCCTGCTGCTGGCATCCCTGCCGTTCTGGGCCGACCGCGCCGTGCTCCGGCTGGTCGTGGAGTTCGCTTACTACCTGGCGCTGGCGCAGATGTGGAACCTGCTGGCGGGCTATGCCGGAATGGTTTCGGTGGGCCAGCAGGCCTTCGTCGGCCTCGGCGGCTACCTGCTGTTCGTGCTGGCCTCGCAGCTGGGCGTTCCGCCGCTGGCGGCGGTGTTCCTGTCCGGCCTTGTCGTGGCGCTGCTGGCCGTGCCCACGGCCCTGGTGCTGTTCCGCCTGCGCGGCGCTTACTTCGCCATTGGCACCTGGGTGGTGGCCGAGGTGTTCCGCCTGGGGCTTGCCCAGGTGGGGAGCCTGGGCGGCGGTTCCGGGCAAAGCCTGCCGGCGTCCATCGTTCGGCAGATCGGCAGCAGCCGCGATGGCCGCGAGATGCTGCTGTACTTCAGCGCCCTGGCCATCGCCGTGGCGGCCGTACTGGTGGTGTACCTGCTGCTGCGTTCGCGTCAGGGCCTGGCCCTGACGGCCATCCGCGATTCGGAGCCTGCCTCCGGCAGCCTGGGTATCAACGTATTCCGCACCAAACTGATGGTCTACGTGCTGGCTGCGTGCTGCACCGGCGTGGTGGGCGCACTGATCTTCCTGCAGAAGCTGCGCATCTCCCCTGACGCCGCCTTCAGCGTGCAGGACTGGACCGCCGCGGTGATATTCATCGTCATCATTGGCGGCATCGGGACACTGGAGGGGCCGCTGATCGGCACCCTGATCTACTTCGTGCTGCGCAGTTGCTTTGCCGAATTCGGCGCGCTGTACATGATCATCCTCGGCAGTGTGGCGGTGGTGATGATGCTGAAAGCGCCCCAGGGCGTCTGGGGGCTGGTGAGCGAACGGTTGGGCTGGCAGTTGTTCCCGATGCAGCGGCGGTTGGTGAGCGGCTGA
- a CDS encoding LysR family transcriptional regulator, whose amino-acid sequence MDRLLSIEAFVRVAETGNFAKAAQQLGVTRSVISHRIQQLEDYISAPLFHRSTRHVRLSEVGETYYKECADMVASFNSLTEQMRDLRAKPTGKLRIQMLPGFALGHFGGLLAEFTERYPDIEVDVIVNDRVVDPIEEGFDVAFQMFPPMAESLIERKLFSVRRLFCASPEYLERHAAPEVPADLQAHKVALYEGYPSRNRWVFNGDEQVELNLTGQVRSNSVHLLRDYAITGACVVCLPTLVASDDLLEGRLVPVLTDYSLTAFNFSAVYPATQRQALKVRTLIDFLVERTSNEPAWDRPLLERGWVKE is encoded by the coding sequence ATGGACCGCTTGCTCAGCATCGAAGCCTTCGTCCGCGTCGCGGAAACCGGCAACTTCGCCAAGGCCGCCCAGCAACTGGGGGTGACCCGCTCAGTCATCAGTCACCGCATCCAGCAGTTGGAGGACTACATCAGCGCGCCGCTGTTCCACCGCAGCACCCGCCATGTGCGGCTGTCGGAGGTAGGGGAGACCTACTACAAGGAATGCGCCGATATGGTGGCGAGCTTCAACAGCCTCACCGAGCAGATGCGCGACCTACGCGCCAAGCCGACCGGCAAGTTGCGCATTCAGATGCTGCCGGGCTTCGCCCTCGGCCACTTCGGCGGTCTGCTGGCCGAATTCACCGAGCGCTACCCGGACATCGAGGTCGACGTCATCGTCAACGACCGGGTGGTGGACCCGATTGAAGAAGGCTTCGACGTCGCCTTCCAGATGTTCCCGCCGATGGCCGAGTCGTTGATCGAGCGCAAGCTGTTTTCCGTGCGCCGGTTGTTCTGTGCTTCCCCGGAATACCTGGAGCGCCATGCGGCGCCCGAAGTGCCGGCGGACCTGCAGGCTCACAAGGTGGCACTCTACGAGGGCTACCCGTCGCGCAACCGATGGGTGTTCAACGGCGACGAGCAGGTTGAGCTCAACCTCACCGGCCAGGTGCGTTCCAATTCCGTGCACCTGCTGCGGGACTACGCCATCACCGGTGCCTGCGTGGTCTGCCTGCCGACATTGGTCGCCAGTGACGACTTGCTGGAAGGCCGCCTGGTGCCGGTGCTGACCGACTATTCGCTGACGGCCTTCAACTTCTCCGCCGTCTACCCAGCCACCCAGCGCCAGGCGCTGAAGGTGCGCACCCTGATCGACTTCCTGGTGGAGCGCACCAGCAATGAGCCAGCCTGGGACCGGCCTCTGCTGGAGCGAGGGTGGGTGAAGGAGTAG